One Patescibacteria group bacterium genomic window carries:
- a CDS encoding RpiB/LacA/LacB family sugar-phosphate isomerase has product MAAKKRTIYLASDHAGFKLKEAVVVFLRGQGHEVRDLGAFSAEPSDYPDFIIPAAEAVAKSRGKSVGIFFGGSGIGECLAASKVAGIRGALVYDAYSAKFSREHNDANVMCLGARTPSGRVSTALRLIRLWLATSFSDSARHRRRLKQIHDYEQRGRCLCRK; this is encoded by the coding sequence ATGGCCGCCAAAAAACGAACGATCTATCTCGCCAGCGATCATGCCGGCTTCAAGCTCAAGGAAGCGGTCGTGGTTTTTTTGCGCGGCCAGGGCCACGAAGTGCGCGACTTAGGCGCTTTTTCCGCTGAACCGAGCGATTATCCCGACTTCATCATCCCAGCGGCCGAAGCCGTGGCGAAGTCCCGCGGCAAGAGCGTCGGCATCTTCTTCGGCGGCAGCGGCATCGGCGAATGCCTGGCCGCGAGCAAGGTGGCCGGCATCCGCGGCGCCCTGGTCTATGACGCCTACTCGGCCAAATTCTCCCGCGAACACAACGACGCCAACGTGATGTGCCTCGGCGCCCGCACGCCGAGCGGTCGCGTCTCGACAGCGCTGCGCCTGATCAGACTCTGGCTGGCGACGTCTTTCTCCGATTCCGCGCGCCATCGCCGGCGTCTGAAACAGATCCACGACTACGAACAACGCGGCCGTTGCTTATGCCGCAAGTGA
- a CDS encoding ribulose-phosphate 3-epimerase, producing the protein MPQVIPAILARTEEEFIAKIEKIRPLGVMVQIDVMDGRFVPNTTWADPEKIPGLLKGIPFEAHLMVDNPEHMAIVWLAAGAARVFFHIEATEREELILRSADKESGKVGIAINPDTPLSRITPMLDKIKNVLIMGVNPGASGQTMLPITLDKIEALKVIRPALNISIDGGVNLETAPKLIRAGADCLVAANALTNSPDPAAALAELKRIVQENQKL; encoded by the coding sequence ATGCCGCAAGTGATTCCCGCCATCCTCGCCCGGACCGAGGAAGAATTCATCGCCAAGATCGAAAAGATCCGCCCGCTCGGAGTCATGGTCCAAATCGACGTCATGGACGGCCGCTTCGTGCCGAACACCACCTGGGCCGACCCGGAAAAGATCCCTGGATTGCTCAAAGGAATCCCGTTCGAAGCACACCTCATGGTCGACAACCCGGAACACATGGCCATTGTCTGGCTCGCAGCCGGCGCCGCGCGGGTCTTTTTCCATATCGAAGCGACCGAACGCGAGGAGCTGATCCTGCGCTCAGCTGACAAGGAATCCGGCAAGGTCGGCATCGCCATCAACCCCGACACGCCGCTCTCGCGGATCACGCCGATGCTCGACAAGATCAAGAACGTCCTGATCATGGGCGTAAACCCCGGAGCCAGCGGCCAAACCATGTTGCCGATCACGCTCGACAAGATCGAAGCTCTGAAAGTCATCCGTCCGGCCCTGAATATTTCCATTGACGGCGGCGTCAATCTCGAAACAGCCCCCAAACTCATCCGAGCCGGAGCCGACTGCCTGGTCGCGGCCAATGCGCTCACCAACAGCCCGGATCCCGCGGCCGCTCTCGCCGAACTGAAACGGATCGTCCAGGAAAATCAAAAGCTATGA
- a CDS encoding class II fructose-bisphosphate aldolase — MLCSAKKILVAADKGCYAVGAFNVNNLEILQAVIEAAVEEKSPVIIQTSEGAIEYAGLDYLLALMRVAAATPVPVAIHLDHGKDLKLIKKAIAAGYTSVMFDGSLLPYKENVAKTKQVVAWAKKKKVSVEAEIGAIKGVEDLVSVEEKQAFFTDPQQAADFARATGCDSLAISIGTAHGAFKSKIAPELDIERLKKIDALVKIPLVLHGASGVSPELVAKTKEHCAELGDCDRLDGAVGIPDSEISRAVANGIRKINIDSDLRIAFTAGLREAVLLNHKTIDPRALLAPSKKLMKEVARHKMELFGSQGRAGKMKK, encoded by the coding sequence ATGCTCTGCAGCGCGAAAAAGATCCTGGTCGCCGCCGATAAAGGTTGCTACGCCGTCGGCGCTTTCAACGTCAACAATCTGGAGATCCTGCAGGCGGTCATCGAAGCGGCTGTCGAGGAAAAATCTCCGGTCATCATCCAGACGAGCGAGGGCGCGATCGAATACGCCGGCCTGGATTATCTTCTGGCTCTGATGCGGGTCGCCGCCGCCACGCCGGTTCCGGTCGCCATTCACCTCGACCACGGCAAGGACCTGAAGCTCATCAAAAAAGCGATCGCCGCCGGTTATACCTCCGTGATGTTCGATGGCTCGCTGCTGCCGTATAAAGAGAACGTCGCCAAGACGAAACAGGTCGTCGCCTGGGCGAAAAAGAAAAAAGTTTCGGTCGAGGCGGAGATCGGCGCCATTAAAGGCGTGGAAGACCTGGTCAGCGTCGAGGAAAAACAGGCTTTTTTCACCGACCCGCAACAGGCCGCGGACTTCGCCCGAGCGACCGGCTGTGATTCGCTGGCCATCTCCATCGGCACGGCCCACGGCGCTTTCAAATCCAAGATCGCGCCCGAACTCGACATCGAACGGCTGAAAAAGATCGACGCACTGGTCAAAATTCCGCTCGTCCTGCACGGCGCCTCGGGCGTCTCGCCGGAACTGGTCGCCAAGACCAAAGAACATTGCGCGGAACTCGGAGATTGCGACCGGCTTGACGGAGCTGTCGGCATCCCGGACTCCGAGATCAGCCGGGCGGTAGCGAACGGCATCAGGAAGATCAACATCGATTCCGACCTGCGCATCGCTTTCACCGCCGGTCTGCGCGAGGCTGTTCTGCTGAACCACAAGACCATCGACCCGCGCGCGCTCCTGGCGCCGTCGAAAAAACTGATGAAAGAAGTCGCGCGCCATAAAATGGAACTGTTCGGCTCCCAAGGCCGGGCTGGCAAGATGAAAAAATGA
- a CDS encoding transketolase, producing the protein MASPNQKKIVELSQKASRIRQLVISMLAEAGSGHPGGSLGMADIFAALYFHILKHDPKKPDWPDRDRLILSNGHICPARYAAMALAGYFPERELLTLRRLGSRLQGHPERERLPGLESTSGPLGAGLAQAAGLALAAKMDRKTWTTWCLTSDGEHDAGLHWEAVLFAGANNLNNLICVVDRNRIQLDGETETIMRLEPLREKYLAFNWNVIDVDGHDLPSIIQALETAKTSRQRPTAIIARTTLGKGVSFMEDDFHWHGETPTCEQADQALAELRKDAAKPYQAKPKPGSDLI; encoded by the coding sequence ATGGCTTCTCCCAACCAAAAAAAAATCGTCGAATTAAGCCAAAAAGCCAGCCGCATCCGCCAGTTGGTGATCTCTATGCTGGCTGAGGCTGGCTCTGGCCACCCCGGCGGATCCCTGGGCATGGCCGATATTTTCGCGGCCCTGTATTTTCACATCCTGAAACACGATCCGAAAAAACCGGACTGGCCGGACCGCGACCGCCTGATACTTTCGAACGGCCACATCTGCCCGGCGCGCTACGCGGCCATGGCGCTGGCCGGTTATTTTCCCGAACGCGAGCTCCTGACCCTGCGGCGCCTGGGTTCGCGGCTGCAGGGGCATCCGGAACGCGAACGCTTGCCAGGGCTCGAAAGCACCTCCGGTCCTCTCGGAGCCGGCCTGGCGCAAGCCGCCGGCCTGGCGCTGGCTGCCAAAATGGACCGCAAAACCTGGACGACTTGGTGCCTAACCTCGGATGGCGAACACGACGCCGGCCTGCACTGGGAAGCCGTGCTTTTCGCCGGCGCCAACAATCTGAATAACCTGATCTGCGTGGTCGACCGCAACCGCATCCAACTTGATGGCGAAACTGAAACGATCATGCGCCTCGAACCGCTCCGTGAGAAATACCTCGCTTTCAATTGGAACGTGATCGACGTTGACGGACATGATCTGCCTTCGATCATCCAAGCGCTGGAAACAGCGAAAACTTCGCGCCAGCGTCCGACGGCGATCATCGCCCGAACGACTCTCGGCAAGGGCGTCAGTTTCATGGAGGATGATTTCCACTGGCATGGCGAAACGCCGACGTGCGAGCAGGCTGACCAGGCGCTCGCGGAACTCCGAAAAGACGCCGCCAAGCCTTACCAGGCCAAACCCAAGCCTGGTTCCGACCTCATTTAA
- a CDS encoding TIGR00730 family Rossman fold protein has protein sequence MKKKASKKKLPKTLTRAQDLNVPASELPVFEHEADFRNSFHWRVLRIMAEFVDGWNFLADVKKSVTIFGSARFPKKNRWYQEARKLGRLLADKGYSVITGGGPGIMEAANMGASEGGGPGDSFGLNIKLPFEQRANPFVEKGVSFHYFFVRKVMLAYSAQAYVYMPGGWGTFDELTEIITLIQTKKISAKIPIILVGKEFWSPFLKWVDEMVQERYQAVSASDKKLYRLVDTAEEALKIIEQSPRRTEFG, from the coding sequence ATGAAAAAAAAGGCCTCCAAAAAGAAACTGCCCAAGACGCTGACTCGGGCCCAGGATCTCAACGTCCCGGCTTCCGAGCTGCCGGTCTTCGAACACGAGGCTGACTTCCGCAATTCCTTCCACTGGCGCGTGTTGCGCATCATGGCCGAATTCGTCGACGGCTGGAATTTCCTCGCCGACGTCAAAAAAAGCGTGACGATTTTCGGTTCAGCGCGCTTCCCGAAGAAGAACCGCTGGTATCAGGAGGCTCGCAAACTCGGGCGGCTCCTGGCTGACAAAGGCTACAGCGTCATCACGGGCGGCGGTCCGGGCATCATGGAAGCGGCCAACATGGGCGCGAGCGAAGGCGGCGGTCCGGGCGACTCTTTCGGACTCAACATCAAGCTGCCGTTCGAGCAGCGGGCCAACCCGTTCGTCGAAAAAGGCGTCAGCTTCCACTATTTCTTCGTCCGCAAAGTCATGCTCGCCTACTCCGCCCAGGCCTACGTCTACATGCCCGGCGGCTGGGGCACGTTCGACGAACTGACCGAGATTATCACCCTGATCCAGACCAAAAAGATCTCGGCCAAGATCCCGATCATCCTGGTGGGCAAAGAATTCTGGTCGCCGTTCCTAAAGTGGGTCGACGAGATGGTGCAGGAGCGCTATCAGGCCGTATCGGCGAGCGACAAAAAACTCTATCGGCTGGTGGACACGGCCGAAGAGGCTCTGAAAATCATCGAACAGTCGCCGCGCCGCACGGAATTCGGCTAG
- a CDS encoding carbohydrate kinase family protein codes for MYDVITFGSATRDVFIRSSALEIIESDDATHTMEGCFPLGAKIEINNLVLETGGGATNAATTFSRLGYSTAIVSSVGNDDGGRAVLETLRSERISTGFMQTDRDDQTAFSAIILTGTGERTVLVYRGASEMISAKLIPWQYIGAKWFYITSLGGKLALMEKTLNFAKKNGIKVAWNPGTKELRHGLDRLTPLIRKTDVFNLNVEEAMLLTGRRDRDIAALRDALRGLPRQALMITDGKNGAYVANHKDSWHVAAMNVKHLNVTGAGDAFGSGFVAGLMKKDDLRYGLAVGIWNASSVIQQMGAKRGIINNYPSAGVLKRISIDLWK; via the coding sequence ATGTACGATGTCATCACTTTCGGCTCTGCCACTCGCGATGTCTTCATCAGAAGCTCCGCCCTCGAGATCATCGAGAGCGACGACGCGACCCACACCATGGAGGGCTGCTTTCCGCTCGGCGCCAAGATCGAGATCAACAACCTGGTGCTCGAGACCGGCGGCGGCGCGACTAACGCGGCCACGACCTTCAGCCGCCTCGGCTACAGCACCGCGATCGTGAGTTCCGTCGGCAACGATGATGGCGGCCGGGCGGTGCTCGAGACGCTCCGTTCGGAACGGATCTCGACCGGCTTCATGCAGACCGATCGCGACGACCAGACGGCTTTTTCAGCGATCATTCTGACCGGCACCGGCGAACGGACCGTACTTGTCTATCGCGGCGCTTCGGAAATGATCTCGGCCAAACTCATCCCTTGGCAGTACATCGGCGCCAAATGGTTCTATATAACCTCCCTCGGCGGCAAATTGGCGCTCATGGAAAAAACACTGAACTTCGCCAAAAAGAACGGCATCAAGGTCGCCTGGAATCCCGGCACCAAAGAACTCCGGCACGGCCTCGACCGGCTGACCCCGCTCATCCGCAAAACCGACGTTTTCAACCTGAACGTCGAGGAGGCGATGCTGCTCACCGGACGACGCGATCGCGATATCGCCGCGCTCCGGGACGCGCTCCGCGGCCTACCGCGCCAGGCGCTCATGATCACCGATGGCAAGAATGGCGCTTACGTAGCTAACCACAAAGACAGCTGGCACGTCGCGGCCATGAACGTCAAACACCTCAATGTCACAGGAGCTGGCGATGCTTTCGGTTCGGGTTTCGTCGCCGGACTGATGAAAAAAGACGACCTGCGCTACGGCCTGGCCGTCGGTATCTGGAACGCTTCCAGCGTCATCCAACAGATGGGCGCCAAGCGCGGCATCATCAACAATTATCCTTCGGCCGGCGTACTGAAACGGATCAGTATCGATCTGTGGAAGTGA
- a CDS encoding helix-turn-helix domain-containing protein, with the protein MKDASPILRSLGLLDSEIKTYLAALERGPSPALDLAKHAKLSRQAIYLAIDSLTERGLMSSFLRGKKRFYASEEPGKLLSYAKRHEAEIKDKIADLERLLPDLELQAGGEKPIVKVFEGKEGLKSIIEDIQGSAAKESYEISDLEALYKVLTAEDLKEMRLNLKHRGRRVRGIYAGKATGNIVQSDRKYLPLEKGGFKANIGIYGNRIVLVTFEGKMYSVIVDSKPLARALWILFEYAFQGLGGKH; encoded by the coding sequence ATGAAAGACGCCTCACCAATTCTGCGCTCCCTCGGCCTTCTCGATTCCGAGATCAAGACCTACTTGGCGGCGCTGGAACGCGGCCCAAGTCCGGCTCTCGACCTGGCCAAACACGCCAAACTCTCCCGCCAGGCCATCTATCTGGCCATCGACTCGCTCACCGAGCGCGGTCTGATGTCCAGTTTTCTGCGCGGTAAAAAACGGTTCTACGCTTCCGAAGAGCCGGGCAAACTCCTGTCTTACGCCAAGCGACACGAAGCCGAAATCAAAGACAAGATCGCGGACCTGGAACGCCTGCTGCCGGATCTCGAACTCCAGGCCGGCGGTGAAAAACCGATCGTGAAAGTGTTTGAGGGCAAAGAAGGGCTGAAGTCGATCATCGAAGATATCCAGGGTTCGGCGGCCAAAGAATCCTACGAAATCTCCGACCTGGAGGCTTTATACAAAGTCCTGACCGCCGAAGACCTGAAAGAGATGCGGCTGAACCTCAAACACCGCGGCCGCCGGGTGCGCGGCATTTACGCCGGCAAAGCCACGGGCAATATCGTGCAGTCCGACCGGAAATACCTACCTTTGGAAAAAGGCGGCTTCAAAGCCAACATCGGCATCTACGGCAACCGAATCGTGCTCGTGACGTTCGAAGGCAAGATGTACTCGGTCATCGTGGACAGCAAACCTCTCGCCCGGGCGCTCTGGATCCTGTTCGAATACGCTTTCCAGGGACTCGGCGGCAAACACTGA
- a CDS encoding transketolase C-terminal domain-containing protein: MRPQAKKEQVLKATRDGFGEGLVLAARQDRKIIGLCADVTDSVRMAAFKKEFPERFVQLGVHEQLLAALGAGLALGGKIPFVAAYAAFSPGRAWEQIRTNICINNANVKIVGSHAGLATGPDGATHQSLEDIATMRVLANMTVIVPADAVEARQATLAAATHVGPVYLRLSREKSPVFTSAASKFRIGQARQLRDGRDCAIIACGPQVAAALEAADALARKGIGCLVLNSHTIKPLDEKAVVAAAAKCGAVVTVEDHQIIGGLGSAVAETLARELPTPIEFVGVQDRYGESGSGQELWSKFGLDAAGIKKAVLKALKRK; the protein is encoded by the coding sequence GTGAGACCCCAAGCCAAAAAAGAACAAGTCCTGAAAGCCACGCGCGACGGATTCGGCGAAGGTCTGGTTCTGGCCGCGCGCCAGGATCGGAAGATCATAGGCCTCTGCGCCGACGTCACTGATTCGGTGCGCATGGCGGCTTTCAAGAAAGAATTCCCCGAGCGTTTCGTCCAGCTCGGCGTCCACGAACAACTGCTCGCCGCGCTCGGAGCCGGCTTGGCGCTCGGCGGCAAAATCCCGTTCGTCGCCGCCTACGCCGCCTTCTCCCCCGGCCGCGCCTGGGAACAGATCCGCACCAACATCTGCATCAACAACGCCAACGTGAAGATCGTCGGCTCGCACGCCGGGCTCGCGACCGGACCGGACGGCGCCACGCACCAGTCTCTCGAAGACATCGCCACGATGCGCGTACTCGCCAACATGACCGTCATCGTCCCCGCCGACGCCGTTGAAGCCCGGCAAGCGACGCTCGCGGCGGCCACACATGTCGGACCGGTCTACCTCCGGCTCAGCCGGGAAAAATCGCCGGTCTTCACGTCCGCGGCTTCGAAATTCCGGATCGGCCAAGCCCGGCAGCTCCGCGACGGCCGCGACTGTGCCATCATCGCCTGCGGCCCGCAGGTCGCCGCCGCCCTCGAAGCGGCTGACGCGCTCGCCCGAAAAGGCATCGGCTGCCTGGTCCTGAACAGCCACACCATCAAACCGCTCGACGAAAAAGCCGTCGTGGCCGCGGCCGCCAAATGCGGCGCCGTCGTCACGGTCGAGGATCACCAGATCATCGGCGGCCTGGGCTCGGCCGTCGCCGAAACCCTGGCACGCGAACTCCCGACGCCGATCGAATTCGTCGGCGTACAGGACCGCTACGGCGAATCCGGATCGGGTCAAGAACTCTGGTCCAAATTCGGACTCGATGCCGCGGGCATCAAAAAAGCCGTCTTAAAAGCCCTCAAGAGAAAGTGA
- a CDS encoding endonuclease Q family protein translates to MRYIADLHIHSKYSRACSRNLTFSNLAAWGSAKGIDILATADFTHPKWLAEIEEKLEPAEEGLFRIKAKYAAEDGDSAYEAAPRALAGRPVRFFLSTEVACIYKQGGRTRRLHLVLCCPDLAAVKKLNAKLEALECNLRSDGRPILGLSAKELLKILLEADPRSLMIPAHAWTPWFSVFGSQSGFDSLEECFEELTPEIHAVETGLSSDPPMNWRLSKLDGVMLVSNSDAHGFKNLGREANVFDLSAPSYRAIADIFRQRDRKKFLHTIEFFPEEGKYHVDGHRACDFFCEPAETRKRKGLCPKCGKELTRGVLGRVEVLADRPDGVRPASAVDFRRIVPLEEVVASVLDKGKGTKAVIALWRKLVSEIGPEFDVLLDADLKTIERVGGARVAEAMQRMRRGELVIRPGYDGVFGEVRIFEDQKTGSNQQSRLLI, encoded by the coding sequence GGTTCGGCCAAAGGCATCGATATCCTGGCCACCGCCGATTTCACGCATCCGAAATGGCTCGCGGAGATCGAGGAAAAATTGGAACCGGCCGAGGAAGGCTTGTTCAGGATTAAGGCTAAATATGCGGCGGAAGACGGCGATTCGGCGTATGAGGCCGCTCCGCGCGCCTTGGCCGGCCGGCCGGTCAGGTTTTTCCTGTCGACCGAGGTCGCCTGCATCTATAAACAGGGCGGCCGGACGCGACGGCTGCACCTGGTTCTGTGTTGTCCGGATCTGGCCGCGGTCAAAAAACTGAACGCCAAGCTGGAAGCGCTGGAATGCAATCTCAGGTCCGACGGCCGTCCGATCCTGGGACTCTCGGCCAAGGAACTTCTGAAAATTTTATTGGAAGCCGACCCGCGGAGCCTGATGATCCCGGCGCATGCCTGGACGCCATGGTTCTCGGTCTTCGGTTCGCAGTCCGGGTTCGATTCGCTCGAGGAATGTTTCGAAGAACTGACGCCGGAGATCCACGCCGTCGAGACCGGCCTGTCGTCCGATCCGCCGATGAATTGGCGGCTCTCGAAATTGGATGGCGTCATGCTGGTCTCCAATTCCGACGCCCACGGTTTCAAGAATCTGGGTCGCGAGGCCAATGTCTTTGACTTGTCCGCGCCGAGCTATCGGGCGATCGCCGATATTTTTCGCCAGCGCGACCGCAAGAAATTCCTCCACACCATCGAGTTCTTTCCAGAAGAGGGGAAATATCATGTCGACGGCCATCGGGCCTGCGATTTTTTCTGCGAGCCGGCGGAAACGCGGAAGCGCAAGGGTCTGTGTCCGAAGTGCGGTAAGGAATTGACGCGCGGCGTTCTGGGCCGGGTCGAAGTCCTGGCCGACCGTCCGGACGGCGTCAGGCCGGCATCCGCCGTTGATTTTCGGCGCATCGTGCCGCTCGAAGAAGTCGTCGCCAGCGTGCTGGACAAAGGCAAGGGGACCAAAGCCGTGATCGCGCTGTGGCGCAAACTCGTCTCCGAGATCGGACCGGAATTCGACGTGTTGCTTGATGCTGATCTTAAGACCATCGAACGGGTCGGCGGCGCCAGAGTGGCCGAGGCCATGCAGCGAATGCGCCGGGGCGAGCTGGTCATCCGTCCGGGTTACGACGGCGTCTTCGGCGAGGTCAGAATCTTCGAGGATCAGAAGACCGGGTCGAACCAGCAGAGCAGGTTGTTGATCTGA